The Candidatus Methanoperedens sp. DNA window ATTCGCCCAAATTCTTTGACAGTTTTATTGACAACTTCATCCATATCTTCTCTTTTTGAAACATCTCCCCGGAAAAAGATCGCCTTTCCCCCGTTTTTATGTATCTCTTCGCAGACTTGTCCTATTGTCTCTACAGTCCTTCCAGTTAATGCTACATTTGCCCCTTCTTTCGCGAAAAGCAGTGCAGTCTCTCTTCCAATACCGCTTCCTGCGCCCGTAATAATTGCGACCTTGTTTTCAAGTCTCATTTTTATACTCCTTTTGTTCTACGACTTTTTCTTTTGCGTATAGATACTTCTTCCCGCTCTGTTCAAGTTTCACGTCTCCTGTTCCTTTCATGACCGACCTTGGCTTTAACCACGCCGCAATCCTGGAGCAGACCTTTTTCTGGGACTTTGAGCCCACAAAGATACCAATGTGACCTGTCGGGAACACCTATGTCTCCTGATCTTCGCTTGACACTGCGTCGTTTAGCGGTTTGCTTGCATCGTTGGGAACAAGATGATCCGTCTCTGCCATGACATTAAGCAGAGGCATGTTTATATTTTTCAAATTGATATTATGTTTTCCCCATCAACACAATAAAGTATCCTCTATACTGTATATAGATGCATATAGTATATAGAGGTATTAAGAGCTTTCCCGAAAAATCAATTGATAGGGTACCATGACTGGGAATTGGATCAAAAATGTGGGGGTAAGACTAATATTGCAAAAGTCATATTTACTGTAACAAATGATTGAATTAGGGGATAGCTATGGTTATTTCAAATCTTGATAAGATTTTTCATCCAAAAAGCATCGCACTGGTCGGAGCAAGTGATGAAAAGGATTCTGTTGGATATATATTAATGGAAAATCTCACAAAAGCAGGATACTCAGGAAAAGTGTATCCAGTCAATATTCATAAACCTGAGATTCTTGGATTGGAAGCCTACGAAAGCGTTGGTCAAATTCCAGAGACTGTTGACCTTGCTATTATCGCAACACCTGCAAAAACCGTAATCGAAGTGGTGGAGCAGTGCGGAAAAGCGAAAATACCAGGACTGATCATTATTTCAGCCGGTTTTAAAGAAGTAGGGGAAGAAGGAAAAGCACTTGAAGATAAGATTATCGAGTTAAAAAAGAAATATAACATGCGAATTATTGGACCCAACTGTCTTGGTATCATCCGCCCGGATATCAATCTTAATACAACTTTCTTAAAAAAATTGGTAAAACCGGGCAATATCGCATTTATCTCACAGAGCGGTGCATTAGGCTCAGCAATTCTTGACTGGGCAGCCCATGAGAACATCGGATTCAGTAATTTCGTTTCAGTGGGTTCGATGATTGACGTGGACTTTGGGGATCTCATAGACTATTTCGGAACTGACCCTAAGACAACGAGCATATTGATGTATATTGAAGGGATAACCGATGCCAGGGAATTCATGAGTGCATCGAGGCACTTTGCAAGGACGAAACCCATAATCGTGGTAAAGGCCGGAAAGTTTAGTGAAAGTGCAAAAGCAGCAGCTTCGCATACGGGATCTCTTGCCGGTGAAGATATGGTGTATGAGGCTGCATTTAAACGTGCCGGGATAGTACGTGTTGAGGAAATTGCCGACCTTTTCAATTGCGCCGAAGTCTTAGGTCTTCATCCCCTTCCTAAAGGACAGAACCTTGTTATTATCACGAATGCAGGCGGTCCGGGAGTAATGGCTGCGGATGCGCTTTTAGCAAGAAAGGGGAAGCTTGCAAAGCTTGGCGAAAAAACGATGGAGATGCTTGACGGTATTTTACCTCGTTATTGGAGTAAAGGAAACCCGATCGATCTTTTGGGAGATGCAGGTTCCGACAGATACAAAGCATCTATGGAGGCATGTTTTAGAGACGAGAACATTGACTCGATTTTAATAATCCATACCCCCCAGGGAACTGCAGATCCTGCTGATGTTGCAAAAACGGTTGTGGAAGTAGTCAGGAATGAAGAACATCGTAAAACCATATTGACATCATTCATGGGTTACGAAGATGTAGAAGAGGCAAACCATATTCTTATTGATAACAACATTCCGACATATTCCACACCGGAACAGGCAGTTGCAACTTTCATGTACATGTATCAATATAAACGGAATCTTGAACTGCTTTATGAAACACCTGCCGAACTGCCTGTAAATAGCATACCGCCCAGACGTCCCCTGGAGATTATCATAAGAAATGCGGCAAAAGAAGGCAGGGAAATATTGACCGAAATGGAAGCAAAGAACCTTCTGGAAGATTATAATTTTCCGGTTGTGAAAACAGTGGTGGCAAAAAACGCAGATGAAGCAGTTACTACGGCTTCCCAGATAGGTTTTCCAGTGGTTCTGAAGGTATTATCACCGGAAATAGTACATAAAACAGATGCCGGAGGGGTCGTTCTAAATATTAATTCTGAGGCGGAGGTAAGAGTTGCATTTGATGACATTATTAAACGGGCAAAAGATTATAATCCGAAAGCCAGGATTCAGGGAGTTACAGTTCAATCCATGATAAAAAAAGGATATGAGATTATCCTGGGAGCAAAAACCGACAGGTTATTTGGCCCTGTAATCCTGTTTGGAATGGGTGGTATTGGTGTAGAACTTTTTAAAGATGTTGCCGTTGGGCTTCCGCCGTTAAATCAAACATTAGCGAGAAGAATAATGGAGGAAACAATTGTTTATCAACTCTTAAAGGGTTATAGAAATAAGCTGCCTGCAAATCTTAACTTGCTTGAAGAAATCATGATTCGGTTTTCCCAGATGCTTGTTGATTTTCCTCAAATTAAAGAAGTTGATATTAATCCATTATTTATAGATGAAACAGAGGCTTTTGTTCTTGATGCCCGCGTGGTGATAGATAAAGAAAATGTGTTCGAAAAACTCAGAGCCCATGAACACCTTGTGATCAGTCCATATCCTGAGAAATATATAATCCCATGGATACTCATGGACGGCCGCACCGTCATTCTAAGACCCATAAAGCCGGAAGATGAACCAATGTGGTTAGAAATGTTCCAGCACTTCTCAGAAGAATCCTTGCACTACAGGCTTTTTGAAGTTATCAAGGATACTCCTCACGAGCTTCGGGTCCGGTATTGCAATATTGATTATTATCGGGAAATGGCCATAGTAGCAGAATTAATTGAGGATGATCAAAGGAAAATCATAGGTGTGGTGAGGCTTATTATTGAGCCTGATGGGAAAAAAGCAGAAATTGCTTTCATTGTTGCTGATCCATGGCAGGGTCTTGGGCTGGGATCTAAAATGGTGGACTATATGATTGAAATCTGCAAGGACAAAAAAATTGAAACAGTCCATGCGATAATGTTGCCTGATAATCATCGAGCGATTCAACTTCTTGAGAGAATGGGATTCTCTATTCAATACCATGAAGATACAACCGAAGGCACTCTGAATCTAATGGAAGAAGAATCGTAATGTCGATAAGAATCGGAAAGAAAAATTATCCCATAACTACTATCCATTATTTGGCAGTGTGGCAATAAACCAGGGTCTGGACCTGTCATCAATATCATTCTTGTAAGATATTGCTCTGAAAAAAATTATGAGGAATTTAAAAATAAAATGATGAAGTCAGAAAACCATTGTTAAATCTAAGTTAGACTTTATTCCCTCTCCTTCACAAGCGCATCAACCACAGAAGGGTCTGCCAGCGTGGTAATATCCCCGAGATCATGAATAGCTCCTGATGCAATTTTCCGGAGGATTCTCCTCATGATTTTCCCCGAGCGCGTCTTGGGAAGCGCATCCGCAAATTGAAGTTTCTCAGGTTTTGCAATCGGGCCTATGGAATTCCTGACATGAGCTATGAGTCCTGACTTCAATTCGTTGCTTTTTACCTTGCCTTCCTTCAGCGTGACAAATGCATAGATAGCCTCTCCTTTTACCTCATGCGGATAACCCACAACCGCCGCTTCGGCAACTGCATTGTGGGACACAAGTGAACTTTCGATTTCCGCGGTTCCGAGCCTGTGCCCTGAAACCTTTATAATATCATCTAATCTTCCCATTATCCAGTAATAACCATCCTCATCTTTCCTTGCTCCGTCCTCGGTCTGGTATAATCCCGGGAAGGTGGTGAAATATTTCTCCTTGAAACGCTTGTGGTCACCGTAAACAGTTCGCATCATCCCGGGCCATGGTTTCTTGATAACAAGCTGCCCCCCTTCATTGACATCCGCTTCTTTGCCATCGGCTCTCAAAACTACGGGTTCGATACCAGGGAAAGGAAATGTAGCAGAGCCCGGCTTAAGGGGTGTTGCCCCCGGAAGGGGGGTGATAAGTATGCCACCTGTCTCGGTCTGCCACCACGT harbors:
- a CDS encoding bifunctional acetate--CoA ligase family protein/GNAT family N-acetyltransferase, which gives rise to MVISNLDKIFHPKSIALVGASDEKDSVGYILMENLTKAGYSGKVYPVNIHKPEILGLEAYESVGQIPETVDLAIIATPAKTVIEVVEQCGKAKIPGLIIISAGFKEVGEEGKALEDKIIELKKKYNMRIIGPNCLGIIRPDINLNTTFLKKLVKPGNIAFISQSGALGSAILDWAAHENIGFSNFVSVGSMIDVDFGDLIDYFGTDPKTTSILMYIEGITDAREFMSASRHFARTKPIIVVKAGKFSESAKAAASHTGSLAGEDMVYEAAFKRAGIVRVEEIADLFNCAEVLGLHPLPKGQNLVIITNAGGPGVMAADALLARKGKLAKLGEKTMEMLDGILPRYWSKGNPIDLLGDAGSDRYKASMEACFRDENIDSILIIHTPQGTADPADVAKTVVEVVRNEEHRKTILTSFMGYEDVEEANHILIDNNIPTYSTPEQAVATFMYMYQYKRNLELLYETPAELPVNSIPPRRPLEIIIRNAAKEGREILTEMEAKNLLEDYNFPVVKTVVAKNADEAVTTASQIGFPVVLKVLSPEIVHKTDAGGVVLNINSEAEVRVAFDDIIKRAKDYNPKARIQGVTVQSMIKKGYEIILGAKTDRLFGPVILFGMGGIGVELFKDVAVGLPPLNQTLARRIMEETIVYQLLKGYRNKLPANLNLLEEIMIRFSQMLVDFPQIKEVDINPLFIDETEAFVLDARVVIDKENVFEKLRAHEHLVISPYPEKYIIPWILMDGRTVILRPIKPEDEPMWLEMFQHFSEESLHYRLFEVIKDTPHELRVRYCNIDYYREMAIVAELIEDDQRKIIGVVRLIIEPDGKKAEIAFIVADPWQGLGLGSKMVDYMIEICKDKKIETVHAIMLPDNHRAIQLLERMGFSIQYHEDTTEGTLNLMEEES